The sequence below is a genomic window from Cryptosporidium parvum Iowa II chromosome 6, whole genome shotgun sequence.
CTGagcatatatatatatacaactcaaataaaaacaaagttgaatctttaaataatttaaatgtaTCAAAGGTGAAACCTGTACAAAAAAGTACAATAGAAATGTCTTATCCAGAATATAGTCAATTATCAAATATGCAAGTTACAAAtgtattcaaatttgacgaacatttaaataacacaaatattccattacaatttaaatataactCGTTAGAAATAGAACATCCATGcaaaaatttaatagagGAATATTCtaacaaattaaaaagttaCTATAAACAAGTTTTCACCGGAATTAAAGAGGTATTGTTTGTTGGTTTCCCAGATCATCCAAACAGAGGAGATTCTGCAATTTTTACGGGtgcattaatattattggaatacttgaagataaaaattattaaggTAGTTCATTTATTGAATGAATATAATGTGAATGAGATTCTTAATTCATTTAGCTATAAAACCGAGGAGAGAGCTATTATTTTCCATGGTGGAGGGAACTTTGGTGATTTATATTCTCATCATCACGAATTAAGACATATTGTACttaatgattttattgattacaaaattattatgttTCCTCAGACagtatttttcaaaaatgaaataaataaagttgctaccaaaaaaaattttgttaATCACAAAGGAGAAATATTCCTTGCAGCTAGAGACGGACACTCGTTGAAAATTATGACTGAAATGTTCAATGACGTAAAACACATCAAACTTGAGTTGTTGCCTGACATGGCATTTTTAATTGGGGACCAAAGAAAGAGAAGGGGCATTCCTTCTCTCGATATACTGGTGCACGCAAGGGTAGACAACGAAGCTCCAGATTTAATGTTCAACAATACATTGGTAAAGATGAgcaaaattaaaatagaGAGTGTAAAAAAAGTGATAAAAGATAGTATTGAAATTGAGAATAATTCTGGAAAAGGTAAACATTTAAGCAAAGGCAAcattttgataaaaaataaagaatggATCGACTACTTgacaatattaattgacGATTGGTTAGATAGTGATGCAAACtacaataatttaattagttcagattatattgaaaagtCGATTTCAAGAACATTAGATGGAATGGCATTTTTGTCTAGAGCCAACTTTGTAATAACTAACAGATTACATGGTcatatattattaacacTTTTGGGAGTTTCGCACATTGTCATGGGTGACTCATTTGGGAAATTAACAAATTTCAGAGAAACATGGACTGCTAGCTGTCCACTATCAAGCTGGCATGACGAATTTTCCGATGCATTAGTTAGCGCATCAAAAGAATTGTATCAGTAAATTAATGTGGAGAGTTAAATAAAAACCATAAAAAATACCTTATtagattattttttgtagATAATAGTTCAAAATAAAGCAATCAACTCTAAATTGTTAGTTTTCtggaatattttcattattttttgatattgTATGCGAGAAAATGAGAGgttttggaatatttggGTATTTTTCTGCAATGCACTCGAGGATAATTTGATTAGACCATGGCCCTATATTTGCATTGAACCATTCACCTTCATAATTAGGAGATCCACCTAAAAACTTAGGCAATTGATCAGGATCAACTAAATCAAATAGCACTGACTTCCAGTCGTCACTGTGGGTATAGActgatattttttttgcagTTCTTTCATCAATTAAAGGTTTAAGAAAGTTCcaaataattccaaatatacTTGGAGCATTTATTACGATCATTTTTCCGAGAAGTTCAGGATAATAATTCTGGCTAATGCTTACAAGCTCTTTGATAACTTTCCTGCAATTTCCATCAAATTTGCCCATATTAAAGCCACTCATATCAATTATGTTTAAAGTAGAAAAATTCTGGAATTGAATTTCTCCCAAACTTAGCAAATTCATAATCTCGTCcttgttaatatttgtgATATCTGAATCTTTGGGGAGATGCTCCTTCAATGCATTATATATTTGACACGATATTGAAATTACATTTACGAGGAACTCGTATTCATATATCCACtgattaaagaaatttttttcagGATGGATTTCTAGcatttgtttaatattactgCTCCCAATACaatcaatatatattgGTCTTCCCAACCTATCAATACCATGATACGCTCTTTGATATAAGTCTATTTTTATTGGTATTTGAGTGGTATTAATTAACTCTgctacttttttttttcctctcCATTCAAAATACTTATTTAGCATTTCGGTTGATTTCTCAACATTGAATTGTCTTGCTTTcaaaaatctaaaaaacAGTTTATAATCTGATTCACTAATACTttccaaattcaaattaaaattctCGAGTAAGTTACTTAACTTAAGTTGTTGTTCTTTAAAGTCTATTTCGCATGAGCTATGCTTACTAGATAAGTGCCCAAAACCTTTTGGCCAACGGATTTTCATGTTGTTACAAGGGAATTTATCACTCAAATTTACCTTACTTTTTTATTCATATGTACCTTATGACAAACATTCagtaaaaattaatattttttccactattaaaattattggcgcaaaagaaaatatgtTAAATATAGAGTTAaacaatttaaataataatgaagttaaaaattaattaaaaaattctaTGCAAAGTAAACAACATTAAAAACCTGTTACACTACTATGTGAATAGAATATCAGCTAGAAATTAATAGCTTAGTTAAGACCCATATTTGGGTTCTAATTTGtctaaattattaacaaGTTATGGTATCAAAAGTATTTGCTCCGCTAAtcttttaatgaatttataaATTCCTCAATTGAGATAGAATTAATGATTTGACAACTGTCCTGCACCGAAATTGATAGTTTGCTTGATAAATTCCAATCTTTCAGAGGAAAATTTGTGTTCGATTGATCATTATTAGCCATTTTATAGTTAATGTGGGAGAAATTAGGAAAATGGTTTAATGAATCCCATCTTGCATCCATAGTCTTTTTTGGTTCAAAATTTCTAGATAATTCActaaaaattttcaaatccTTAGACACTCTAAACATACTATTTCTTTGTCTCCAAATGAATAAATGACTAATCATCAATCTTGTGGATCTTAAGAGATTATATTTCTGTGAGCTCTTGATGCttaattgttttttattAGTTTTTTGCCCTTTCTCAATATTATCTTGAAAGGatcttttatttgaaaaatagaaattggCCTGATATGCCCTACTAAACCTAACCTTCATAGCATTTCTAGAAATGATACGTTTTTCTTTGCCTTTTAGCCTAAGCCAAAAGTTGGTGTGCACTGAATTACTACATTTATGGCATATAAAAAGATTTGATTGGATgctttcattttttaagTCATTAAAAGTATCGATTGAATTTTTTGGGTTATAAATAACTGtgatttttgttttattccTTTTCAACGGACTAATTTCATTCATTAAAACAGAATCTTCAGTTCGGCAATAGTAGtctaataattctttaaaataagACTCTTTGCTAATTTTACTGCTTGAGAACCAGTTAGGGAGAcaaaatgaagaagaggCGATAAATTGATTGCATTTCTTTAGACATGATTTGTGAATGCTTTTTGAACATATATCACATGATAATAATGTTCCATGGCAAGAACAAACACTGCATTTTTCATCATCTCCAAGGCCTTGGTCAATAATAGGCCATGACAAGTCTTCATCAACAACTctaaatttattgaaaaaaaacgATAGTTTTTGAATGATTGTCCATCTACCTAAATCTACAGATCTGGAAAGGAAAATCTTCCAACCTTTTCCAAGTTCAATGTCAATATTTGTCAAATTGTTAATTGCAAGTAGCCATGGATGGGACATTATATGGAGAAATATACCCTTTTGTCtaaattgatttaaagaatatgaACGAACatgttttttatttctttcgATTGAAGttccaaaattatttgaacaTCTTCTTCTAGGTCGTTCAAGCTTTACAAAATTCATATTGAAaaacttatttttattctcgctaatttctttgaatttaaCCCACCAATTGTTGTGCATTATATGCCTATTGCAACATTCTTGTTGGTTATGATAACCTTGCCAACACAaggatgaaaataaatgcCAAAGTGGCAGCTTAGTCGAATAATCTGTAAATTGTTCGTTTAAGtaattattgttaaatAACGAGTTTTGAACCTCATTTATCAGTCTTTTGTCAacttcaaaaatattcaatgcTCTTTTTATAGCTTTATTTGATCTGTTCCTAATATGTTGTTCCTTCCAAGTCTTTTGATCCTCGATAATTTTTTCCctcaaaagaagaaaagacTCTAATGAATTTTTGTTATATGAGAAAGAATCTTGATCTGTTGACCCTCTTGTGACAACATTCAGAtccttttttctttttttgttagTTGCtggaattaaaaattcGCTGAATTCTATTGCTTCATGGATTTTTCTACTACCAATAACTTTTCTGCAATTCTCAAAATCACAGTTGCACTCAAGTAAACCTAAAAAACGAATAGGATTTTCATTTTTCCTAGCTAGATCTGGAGTGCATCGAGacattaaattttcataATCAATTGTTATCTCTGTaccttttttaatatcattcAGTGCAAATATACCCATTTTCAGCCATGATATTGTGTATTGGTTTCTTATTCTAGCCTTTTGTATATGAGAATTAGGCCTTGAAATCCAAACTTCCGCTTGTGAGTTTGGATTACATGAGTGTCTAATATGCTTTGCTTCATTACCTGTTTGAGTCATATCCAAATAAATGAAGTTTTCAACTAGGCAAAAAAGTTTACCAGGCACTAAAGAAGTCTTCTCAAAACTATAACTCATAACATTTTCATCACCTTGATTTTTGAgcttgaaatatttttggtaCCTGTCTCTCACGTCAGAATCTGTTAAAATTTCTCCTATAcattcaattattaattcacCTTTTGACACATTGTCTGATAATATAAGTCTTGTTGAATGATGAGAATTACtatcttttaaattatctGAACTTATATGTccactttcttttttaattggcAATCTAAAACATTCAACAACatatttcttgtttttttgatttttaaaTCTGAGAAATGGTCTGTTATTACAGTACACATCATGTAAATGGTCAGAAAGTCCGCATATACTTTTATTACATTCCTGATGGTTCAGACgattaaaacaaaaatcgGCGCATGTTTTTTCACAGCTACATTTTTCAGAATTGTTAATTAATGGAATAAGTCCTGTTCCTAGCTCAAGTATTCTTTTACTTAAATATGTACTATCTGGGGGTAATAGATTGCTTTCCAATCTAGGCAAGCTACCTATATCTTTAGCTTTATTCTGATAGTTAGTAATTCGGAGGTTCATTTCTTAGAATAAAAGACACCATATGTATGGATATAGCCGATTTATTGATTATATTGTCATTTTACTATTGGACCCGATATTTATTCGAAAATTAATTCCAGTCTTTATTGCCTTGTAAGATTAAAAGCGGGTTAAACATTTATAAGTatgtattatttaatattaatattgaaatttaaCAACTAGTgagaatataattatatatttgataatCTTTGTTATCTTTCTCACTTTTATATTGAAATCAGTTCCATAGCGATTGTGTGGAAGACAACAGCAagttaattatattttattggaGATATAGCTTTGCTAAAATCTAAATTTTATGACTTAAACACCTGATTGgatttcaatatcttcaaacttaattgattcaatatcataattatttttatattatcatGCATGGCCCTGAAATAGTTTCTGCAACAGTTTTGCAAAGTAAAACTAAGATTGAGATTAAggataaaaaaattagttcagtgattatttttgattcaaGTGTTAAAAGCGAATACTATGATGAATACTCTACACAAAATATTAGGGATgatgaaaaattaatttactaTTATCCGTCTAGTGACTCGATAATAATCAAACGCCAGCAAATGAGTCTAGTAGAAGGATTGATTTCTATGTCTTCCCTTTTAATAGGACGCAAAGAGCTAATAAATTATGTAAAAACACGTCAGTACGAAATcgtttttaaaaaaataaaagattcGGAAATAGTTGTTTGTTTTATTATGCAACTGCCATATTACATCAAAGTACAAGCAGGGGAGACTGTTGATGTCGAGTTTACTGAAGACGATATATATGACAAAAGAAATAATCAATATTCAAATGACTTTTCTTATGATTTATCCTCTAAGTCTAGAAATAGCCTCAAAAACATAAATCAAACTCAAGAAGAGAATAATAGAGAACCACTTTTGTCTATATTGGacaaatttattgaaaCATTTACGTTGCTACATGGGGAAGTTGttaatatagaaaagaaGTATTTGTTATATATTCTAGAAGATTTTGTACCTGCGTTTATTGAAACAATTGATCTCAATACTTTGTCCATTACTACGAGCATGAACGGATTTTATTTTGCTCCAGTTGAGAGACAAGttcaaatttcaataataaacttggtagaaaatataatacGTGATTACAATGAAGTTTCACAtgtttcaatattatttgatgcTCATATGCTTTATTCAACTCTCGACTCTTTGTCAAGCAAAATACTTTACAATTATTTAGTAATGCATAATGGAATTGCTATGAATGATAAACTTTGTAATGAACCTTATGGAAGATTCCCTACGTCATCGtctttagaaaaaaaaggtgGGTTTTCAGCTTTTGGAAGAAGCAATAAGTTTTCAGGCGatggatttatttttggCCCCACTTCAACTAATGATCAGAATAGCAAGGGGAATTTGATCTTTTCTCCCAAGGTTTTTCTTCCTTGCAATCCAGATAAGGGttataaattattagtatttaCTTATAATGAGATCATGGTGGTAATTTTATTCAACCCAGAATTGGATTTGAATACCACagataattttgataaaaatacTCATTCtgaattaaacaaaaattttcaattttttcttgatatgaaaaaccaaataattaattgtaATGGTGGTATTTCTGAGCTCTATGAAAATGTATTTGAGCAATTCATGAGTATTATGAATTCAATGGATTCGTTTCGtttcttttatattaacAAATCGAACTATGCGATAAGAAGATCAAATAGATTACTTGGGACAACGAAGACATTAATGTCTTCAATAGAGGGAGATTGCGTATTAAAAGCAACAAAAGTGATAAATACTAGCGATGAAAGCATAGATAGCTTTGTTTTTAAATCTAGTAATGAAGGATGGGTTGTATGTAGAAAGTCTCTCGACCGTACattctatttattttttgaagataGTAAAATACCACTTTCCAAGGTTTTAGGTAAGTtaaacaatattttatgAAAATTACTTATTGAATTTTAGATGAGTGCTCCATTTTTGAGGCAGCACATTTCAATagcatttttatttaatattttaatggGCTATAAAAACATTTCGGGCGCTATcagttaataatataattttgaaaatttaacTTCTGAATATGTCTGAAGCCGAATTGAACCcatatattgaatttaacaAATACAAGGTATTGATTGTAATCTTTTCTGCTCTTTTAGCCTCAATTGCTGCTGAGCTTTTGtcttattttctattttttagaaaaaacGACTTCATAAAAATGCAGGACAATTTAATTAAGTCACGAGCAAAGCTAGACAAATTAAAACTAAAGGATAAGACAGGGATAATCACAGAAAATACAACTTTATCTTCaagttattcaaataaaattaagaaaaatcCTAAAATTGAATCTCTAGAGCAAAGCATTACGAACCTAACttataaaatttcaatgATTAAGATGAAGTCAGGCATATTAGTAGGTATTTTGTTTGCTGCACTAATCCCTTTGAAAAATACATTTTTCGGAGATCTACCAATATGTAAACTTCCATTTGAGccaattaaaattttcagATTAGTTACTCAAGCTGGGCTAAAGAATGCATCAGTCGATGACGCAGGAagcattttcatttttggGCAGGCATTCATGGCTTTTAGAATGGCTATTCAGAAGGCAGTTTATTTTGATACCTCATCGTCATTCGGGAGGATGTAACTAAAATTGAGGGGGGAACTGATAAAAACTATTAGTCGATTCAATAACTAGGAAATATTAGTAACACTAAAAGCTATTAGactttcattaaatattttatattaactagtgttaatttaaaatcattaccctattttaattcatgTATCCTGAGGAAGGCTGCTGCGAATAGCTTCCGTAGTTTTCATCAAcattataatattgatttgtACGGGTGAACTTTTCAACTTGTGTCTCAACATCATTTGTTAATTCAGTCTCACCAAATGCAGGAGAGAATTCATTTATCGATGGTTCAAAGAGAAGAGCCCATAATAATGCAGTAGAAAAAGATGTTAAGGCAAATAGAGTCGCTCCAGTGCATTTAAAAGTGGTTGCATGCAACAATAAAGAAGCACCAGATGCTGAAAATGCAAGGAAGTTGATATAGCCATATGAGTTTCCTACGCCCTCATCTTGGAATAGCTCTAACAGCAAAAATCCAAGACCGTACGACACAAATGCAATACCACACAATATTTGTCCGAAAGTTAAGAAATTAATCTCAACACCTCCTTGGGCAACTGCCATGTTGAATGCGGACTCTAAATCAGTGCTACCACCAAGTTGCATTGTAAATACAAAACCGATAGTCTTTCCAATGAAGTCTAAGAGAGTCgcaatttttattatctttgaTCCGGTCACATATCCTCTTGCAAAACATGTGTCATCTGCAAGCAATAGCTGGAATGACATTAAATGAAGAGAACCCATAATTCCCAAGAAGAAGcaaaatgaaatatatttcGGAGCATTTCCTTGGACCAAAATTTCTCCTAGTGAGTGGTAATTGAAGCTGAGCTGGTTTGTATAGTTGTAACTTATCATTGTAAGCCCAAGATAACACATTAGCTCGAATAGCAATCCCATACGGAGCAGAGTATTAAACATGCCTTCAATTGGAATGCTTGGACCTTGCTTAGTTGCTATTCCTGTATCTACATTCTCAACTCGTGTTGATAGCCAcattatcaaaaaattgaaataactCTAATTCTTAgattaattttcaaaaattaaaacaGCGTTGAAGAAACtctaaatctttaatatttcttaaataagaacaattaaataattattttgcttgtaattaataatttcttataGTATTTTTATCcatatgaaaataatctGTTTATGCTCACATGTAGTATTCTTTATCCTTTACACGACACGACACAAAATATACGTATTTTTAtatgtttatttttttttttacgTGGGGAGTGCTAGCATTGTACGGCAAAGCACCTGTCTATTGTCAACACTAACAATGGAAAAGCTgcaatttgaatattaaaaaaatagtgAAATATTAAGCCAATATTCGATACTGACAAATATGCTATAGGTTTAGGAAACCATATCTGAGTTATAATAACAAGTAAAAGCAtgtattcaaataatggtTAGTTCAATTATAGGCTACTACTATAATGGATAGCAACAATAACAATTATTGTTTCAAAAGTGAATTTGtgtatttcaatattatttttattaattttgtattaatattaatgaataatcctttaaatctatttatttttacaaTCATATAATGGCATGGCGGCAATGACTGGCGGTATGTATGCACACgcaaatattattcacaCTCTAAACGCGATTTTGTGTATCGAAAATGCATCTTGCACCTTGCAATGGGCAAAGTTTCATCAAGCAAAATAAATAGTTATTTCAAACATGAGTGCAAATTGTTTTATTGAGTGCAtagttaataattttagtTTTTAGCTTtagatttttattatttatacttAACAATAGAAAATGCATTAGCTACTCTGCCACAAGCTgacaaatttaattaagaTTATTTAATCGAAAATGTACGGCTCTATAAGGAGAATGCTAACTCTGGAAGATCCGAAAAATGGAGAGTTTAGTGAAGAtgaattgaaaagaattaGATTAAAGcacatttttttaatatttatttttacaGTACTTTATGTATCTTGTTTTTTAATGGAACATAGTTATAATAAAAGCGCACCAATATCTAATCAGATAAGATCAAAGCTATTTGCGTCAACATCTGAGCAGCTAAATAGAATTCAAGATCAATTTGGAACTCCTGAATTGGAATCCATTATATCAGGATCTACAGTTTCAGATGTATTAAATTTACTTCAAGCATCCTGTAAATCTAAGTCTTTAATTGAGGATGGGATGACCGAATTTTTCAATTGCGATATAATCAGAATTGATTGGAATAAAACTCATCCAAATCCTACTCATCCTGAGTTACCTTGTGATTATTCTTCTCTTGAAAAATATGTTGAAGTTGGAGATAATACACCATTAGGCGAATTCCCACCTGCaatcagaaaatattatgaaACTAATAAAGTGCCATTAGATCAACAGTCAAAGCCAATTTTTCACATGTATCATGATTCAAAGCTATTACTTCCACTATTCTCTGATTCTGCAGATCACAATTTAGGTCCGATACCTTCAATTCATGAAaagttaaatttaatagGTAAGAAACTttataaagaagaattagaGAACGATTctgatattaaaaattccgatatctttaatagtaaaaaaGTTGTGCAATCCAGCGAAATAAATGAGAGATATAAGCGAACTAATGTAATTGGAAAAGTTATTAGCGAACTAGATTCGAAACCAAACAATAACAAATTAGTAATTGATATGAACCATCATTGGGATTTACTACTTAAATGCGACCCCGAATGGGTTACAGTTGTTTTTGAGGTATCTGCAGTTCAAAGAGAAAAGTATCCACTTTGGTGGAAAACAAAACTTCACTTTACTCGCAGCTCTccatatttaaatcattatattccagaaatagaaattaCAACGGGTTTGGCATATCAAAGGCACTATCCTATTTCAACATTATTACCTGTTGTAAcgttattattattttcgtGGCTTTTATTTCCTGGTGCAATATCGAGTGTGCTTATGTTTCCTTACAATGTATATAgattaatttcaaagaGTGGTAGATTCAGAGATATTATTGGCCACTTTATAGATCCATTTGGAAATCGAATTAATACTTTAAGTTGGTTTCAAATATTGTTGGAAAATACAATAGGAATACTAATTACTTTAGGATTCTTATTTTCTAGTCTAGCCATTCATTTTGGCTCTGAACTTTGTATTGAAACTGCCTATAAGAAATGTGTTGATCCACATTTATTTTGGTCTGAAACTCTTCATTTAACTGGTGCAGAGTATTATGGACAAGTACTTTTCAGTTTGTGGATAAAGACTAAACTACATGCTATTGCAgttttgttattatttataaggTTACTAGAAATTTCGTTATTCTCCAGCAATACAAGCTTTCTACTCATGACATTTATCTTTGCGTTCGTACCTTTCATGTATTTTACCGCAATATTCcttgttttattatttgcatTCTCAATAATAATGCATGCTATGTACGGAgctatttatattcaattttcgacaatttcaatatcattttATTCATTGTTCTTATTTGCGTTTGGAAGCCCATTCTCCGAGACAGAAGTCGGGATAAATGcttattttgaaaagagCGCATATGGTGCAGCAGCTATGTTGTTACTATTTGAGATCCTCTTTGTCACAATTCTGTTAAATATGTTCACTACAATTATTATGAATTCTTATGCAATAGCAACTAAGAACACAGAGTGCCCAATGAGGATGAAGAAGGTTACAGCATCACTTTGGTATCAAGCAAAACTAATTTTTGGATTTGACGATGAACTGCAGGAAGAGTTAGATACAATTGAGCGATTAGGGACGCTGATAAAAGAAAGTGAAGATGCAGTAGTACTAGATATGGCACTTCATTTGCCACCTGTTATATCACCAACAAACAATTCTTTAGACACAAAAACTCCACTTCTAAAAGCAGGttgaaattagaaaaaggtaataaaatatttaaaattagatatttagaaatttgatattttttaatatatattcgATTATTACCGgtataaatttgaatatgcGGTATTTGGTCATTTTGactaaattttttatttgttgaTTCAGAATTTGcatcaataattaatgaaaggGTAAAAACGGATAATTAGTTTggttattttttcaattgatTGTAATTtagtaattaaaatatgGTCTACCAAAAAATTAGAATAGTCAAGTTCTGCACATTAATAGGTGCTGCTGGAGTTGGTATTTACTTTGGAtggaaattatttaaaaaaggaAAGGTTTGCTCCATGATCAAAGAAATTTACtctaaaaacaaaaaagataaaaaagaGCATTCATTTGAAGATTATTACAATTTTAACAAAGATAAATCAAATGAAGTTGGATCAAATGAATGCGAAGCAGTAAGCTCTTCAGGACTGATTATTAGGGCAGTAAATAACCTTAATATTCAGCCAGAAGAGGGTTTTGTTCCCGGAGTTGCAAAAATAATGGTAAAAAATTTTGGTTGTAATCACAATCGAAGCGACTCTGAAAGTATGATGGGGCTTCTTTCTGAATATGGATACACTTTAGTGGAGGAATTAGACGAATGTaatttaatagtaattaacAGTTGTACAGTCAAAGGGCCAAGCCAAGATTCGTGCCAAAATTTAATAGAGTTAGCAAAATcgaaaagaaaatttgtGGTTGTAACAGGATGCGTTCCGCAAGCAGATATAAACTTGAACTTCTTAAAAGATGTTTCTATCATCGGCGTCAGAAATATTCATCGAATAGTTGAGGTTGTAGAATTAACTTTACAGGGGAACATTGTTTTACTGATTCCAGATAAAATGGAAGGAAAATCAGGTCAATTAATAGATTCTCTTGAAATTAGTTTGCCTCCATTATCACTACCAAAGATTCGTCGCAATCCTTTCgttgaaataattactatttCTGTTGGTTGCTTGGGAAATTGTACCTATTGCAAAACTAAGCACTCCAGGGGCGATTTGGGCAGCTATCCTGTTGAAACTATCATTCAAAGAATCAATCAAAGTCTAAACGAGGGTGTAAAGCAATTTTGGCTGACTTCGGAAGACATTGGGGCATACGGAAAAGATATTGGCACAAATTTATCCGAGTTATTGAgagaaatattgaaaattctaCCACAGGACATAATGATTAGGATAGGGATGACAAACCCACCATACATTTTAGATcaaattgatgaaataattgataTTATGAAGCACCCCAatgtatttgaatttttgcATATTCCTGTTCAAAGTGGTAGTAACAGGATTCTGGACTTGATGAAAAGGGACTATGTTATAGAGGAATTTAGTTTACTAGTTGATTCAATACTAAAAGAAATTCCACTAGCAACTATTGCTACTGACATTATCTGTGGATTCCCCGGAGAAAGCGACCAAGACCACTTTCAATCTGTcgaattaattaataaatacaagTTTCCggtaataaatatttcaaaa
It includes:
- a CDS encoding hypothetical protein (LOC51622_Hs/CG14980-like; plant, animal and plasmodium group), whose amino-acid sequence is MHGPEIVSATVLQSKTKIEIKDKKISSVIIFDSSVKSEYYDEYSTQNIRDDEKLIYYYPSSDSIIIKRQQMSLVEGLISMSSLLIGRKELINYVKTRQYEIVFKKIKDSEIVVCFIMQLPYYIKVQAGETVDVEFTEDDIYDKRNNQYSNDFSYDLSSKSRNSLKNINQTQEENNREPLLSILDKFIETFTLLHGEVVNIEKKYLLYILEDFVPAFIETIDLNTLSITTSMNGFYFAPVERQVQISIINLVENIIRDYNEVSHVSILFDAHMLYSTLDSLSSKILYNYLVMHNGIAMNDKLCNEPYGRFPTSSSLEKKGGFSAFGRSNKFSGDGFIFGPTSTNDQNSKGNLIFSPKVFLPCNPDKGYKLLVFTYNEIMVVILFNPELDLNTTDNFDKNTHSELNKNFQFFLDMKNQIINCNGGISELYENVFEQFMSIMNSMDSFRFFYINKSNYAIRRSNRLLGTTKTLMSSIEGDCVLKATKVINTSDESIDSFVFKSSNEGWVVCRKSLDRTFYLFFEDSKIPLSKVLGKLNNIL
- a CDS encoding cytoachrome c oxidase subunit III with 6 transmembrane domains, giving the protein MWLSTRVENVDTGIATKQGPSIPIEGMFNTLLRMGLLFELMCYLGLTMISYNYTNQLSFNYHSLGEILVQGNAPKYISFCFFLGIMGSLHLMSFQLLLADDTCFARGYVTGSKIIKIATLLDFIGKTIGFVFTMQLGGSTDLESAFNMAVAQGGVEINFLTFGQILCGIAFVSYGLGFLLLELFQDEGVGNSYGYINFLAFSASGASLLLHATTFKCTGATLFALTSFSTALLWALLFEPSINEFSPAFGETELTNDVETQVEKFTRTNQYYNVDENYGSYSQQPSSGYMN
- a CDS encoding 2-methylthioadenine synthetase; MiaB, which gives rise to MVYQKIRIVKFCTLIGAAGVGIYFGWKLFKKGKVCSMIKEIYSKNKKDKKEHSFEDYYNFNKDKSNEVGSNECEAVSSSGLIIRAVNNLNIQPEEGFVPGVAKIMVKNFGCNHNRSDSESMMGLLSEYGYTLVEELDECNLIVINSCTVKGPSQDSCQNLIELAKSKRKFVVVTGCVPQADINLNFLKDVSIIGVRNIHRIVEVVELTLQGNIVLLIPDKMEGKSGQLIDSLEISLPPLSLPKIRRNPFVEIITISVGCLGNCTYCKTKHSRGDLGSYPVETIIQRINQSLNEGVKQFWLTSEDIGAYGKDIGTNLSELLREILKILPQDIMIRIGMTNPPYILDQIDEIIDIMKHPNVFEFLHIPVQSGSNRILDLMKRDYVIEEFSLLVDSILKEIPLATIATDIICGFPGESDQDHFQSVELINKYKFPVINISKFYPRPGTPAAKMKPVPNGVSKSRSSEITNTFQSFNHNEYIFENLPDDKVVKVWFIEHSERSNHTVGHTKNYNKVLVNMDNNLLGKCAMVKLIKPYKWHIEGIVIS
- a CDS encoding dbj|baa86974.1, putative — encoded protein: MSEAELNPYIEFNKYKVLIVIFSALLASIAAELLSYFLFFRKNDFIKMQDNLIKSRAKLDKLKLKDKTGIITENTTLSSSYSNKIKKNPKIESLEQSITNLTYKISMIKMKSGILVGILFAALIPLKNTFFGDLPICKLPFEPIKIFRLVTQAGLKNASVDDAGSIFIFGQAFMAFRMAIQKAVYFDTSSSFGRM